In Candidatus Poribacteria bacterium, the sequence GATTTGGGCAACCGCTGCACCTTCCATCTCTACCGCATCTGCGCCAAGATTTTTGTGTAAGTCTGTCTTTTTAGCATCAGAAGCCACAAACACATCGCCAGTTACAACTGTTCCCGTGATGATTCGTGGGTGTCGTTGACCTTGAGGAGTTTGCAATGGGCTGAGTTTAATGTCCGCCAGAACGGTTGCTGCTATCTGTAGGAGTCCGGGATCAGCGGGAAAGAAGACCGGATTTCGTTTTCCATTGATAGGATTCTTGGTCCCCATGTTTTCGATTTCGGCTGACTCCAATCTGCCCAGATCATGTTGTGCTGTCGTTTGCGCGATGACAATATCTCCGATCTGCAAGTCTGGATTGAGTCCGCCAGCAACCCCTGTGAAGATGACTCGATTCGGGCGAAAATGCTCAATGACCAATGTGGCTGTCATTGCTGCATTGACTTTGCCAACCCCTGTCCTTGCGATAACTACGTTTTGCTCATTGAGGGTTCCTGGATTTACAAGCTGTCCCTCAAGGATTTCGACTTCTTCATCAAATGCGCCGAGTAGTGCAACGGGTGAGGTATGTGCTGCACCAACTGCCAAAACGAGCAGAAGGAGAACTGCACTCCCGATGCGTGCAATGTGTGGAACTGTTCTCATGG encodes:
- a CDS encoding 5'-methylthioadenosine/adenosylhomocysteine nucleosidase yields the protein MRTVPHIARIGSAVLLLLVLAVGAAHTSPVALLGAFDEEVEILEGQLVNPGTLNEQNVVIARTGVGKVNAAMTATLVIEHFRPNRVIFTGVAGGLNPDLQIGDIVIAQTTAQHDLGRLESAEIENMGTKNPINGKRNPVFFPADPGLLQIAATVLADIKLSPLQTPQGQRHPRIITGTVVTGDVFVASDAKKTDLHKNLGADAVEMEGAAVAQICWQHNVPCLVIRSLSDNAGANASEDFKKYYKIAARNSAALVTRIISQLHSEQSMQPNTTMNREQTQDSPVSPKQSALTPNEQQFQETLSGVTLVGHFTITGGEDSDTLREEKYTITKITKLSDDYWLFFARVQYGGRDVTVPLKLEVKWADDTPIITLTDLELPGLGTYTARVIIYRGQYAGTWSGGKYGGHLFGAITKNTPESDDIDSQQD